The Thiobacillus sp. genome contains the following window.
CCGAACTGCAATTCAAGCGCGTGCAGACCCTGGAGCCCCGCGAGCCCAGCGGCAGCTACGGCCTGGGCCAGGTCTACGCCAGGCAGGACCGCACGAACGAAGCCATCGATGCCTTCCAGCAGGCCATCAACGTGCAGCGGGATTTCTGGGATGCCTATGTGGAACTGGGCTATGTCTATGCCGACACGGGCCGGCTTGACGAGGCCCAGGACCTCGTCGAGGCCCTGAGCGACGAGGATGCCACCAGGGCGGCAACCTTGACCGCCTATCTCTACGAAAAGAATCAGCCGAAAATTCTCACGGTGGGGGAGGACGGCAGTTTTCCCACCAGCCTGGGCAGGGGGACCATGGTTTCCGCCCTGGGCTCGTACCTGGCCAATGCAGAGTCTTCCCAGACCTTTTCCATGATCTTCTATTTCAGCAAGGAGATGGACCAGGACTCCGTGGAGGATGTCTTCAACTGGACCATCAGCCGGTCCATCGGGTCCGGCCTGGGTGACGGCTACAACTTCAACCTGGAAATCCCTGACACGGAGATAAGTTTGCCACGGCATCCGGTGGGGGTTTACTACGACGCAGCCGCGTACACCGCCACCGTCTATTTCGAGATTCGCCAGAACGCCAGCGCCAACGGGACGATTGATCCGTCCCACGTCCAGTTCGCGTTTTCCGGGCAAGACCGATTTGGTCAGGGAATCAGTCCCCAGGCGGATCAATACGCCGGCTTCTCCGGCGTTGCCTGACATGCCTGTTTTTCAATTCACGGAGAGCCAGGCACGATAGTTGGTGGGAGCAGCTGTGGTCTCCAGGCCAGTGGCAATCCATGCCGCCTCATGGCAAGGGTTGCCGGCAGGGTTAGCCCTGTTGGGCCTTATTCCGGCCCTATGCCCGGTAAGCCGTTTCAGGGCGCCTCTTTTTCATGCGGCAACAGGTGGCACAGCATTTGCTGACAAACATGTCATCCAGATCCCCGCGCTTGATGCGCAGGCATGAAGAAGAGGCCGATGACCAGACCCCCTTTGCTGAATTCCATCCTTGGCCGGAATTGCGAGCCATGAGCCTCCTTCCGGTGACGGCCTTCGGCCCGGACAGTGCTTACCTTGCCAGGGTATCCAGCCGTGACGCGCTCCCCGGCCTGGACAGTCCCCGGCAGGCAGGCGTGCAAGGGGAAGCGGGTGTTGACGTCTTCACCAGCCGGACCATGCTTGCATCCCTGTATGCGCGACTGGACGACGCAAGCGTGGTGGCCATGAAGGAGCGGGCTGCAAGCGGAGGCGACCCGTCCCATGGCAACCCCGATCAGTTCCGCAAGCTTTATCCACCCTACCCGAAGGTCTATGCGGAGCGTGCTGCTTATCTGGACCGCCTGGCGGGCCTGGCCCCGCTGAACGACGCCTTGAGACCGCCGGAGACCCGGGAAGAGGTGGAGCGCCTTGCCCAGACCGTCTCCGCAGGGCTGGCCGAACTGCCTAACACCGGCGTCACGCGCCAGCCTGTTCATTTCCTCATGACAACCCCGAAAGAGTCACCTTGAAACCGAAATCCCGCGTCGAGTCCATGGAGAATATCGAGCGTATCGCCAGCCAGTACGAGATATCGCTCCAGTTCGTCACGGTGAAGTTTGCCGGCCACCGCATCAAGTTCGCGATTCCAAACCGAAAGTGTCTGCATTTCGCCCTGAGCCTGGAGCGCCGCGAGCCCATGACGAACAAATGGATTCTCGCGTTCGACCGGGATGACGTGTTCTTCGACGTGGGCAGCAACAACGGGGTCTTCGCCCTCATGGCCGCCGTGGTGCCCGGGTGCCGGGTCTACGCCTTCGAGCCCCATTTCGCCAGTTATTACACCCTGGTCCACAACGTCTATGCCAATGACCTGCAGGAACGGGTGCATGCCTATCCCCTGGCGGTGTCTGACAAACTGGGCTTCGACAACCTCTACCTGTCCGCCATCACGGCCGGCAAGTCCCTCAACAACTACGGCGACGCCCGCCCCAGCGAAGAAGAACTCTGGCACGCGGTGATTCCCCAGGCGGCGGTATCGGTGTCCATCGACGAGTTCGTGCGCAACACCGGCGTCGTGCCCAACCACATCAAGGTGGACGTGGACGGCATCGAACCCAAGATCGTGGCCGGCGCCCGGGAAACCCTGGCGGACGCCAGACTCAAAAGCATCATGATCGAGATCGACGAGAAAGACCCCCAGCACATGGCCATCCACGACGTGATGAAGGACTCGGGCTTCAACCGCTTCCTCAAGGACGAGGCAGGCGTGTTCTTCTTCCGCGACTGAGGAGCAATTTGCCGTGAACCCCTTCGCCGCCCCCCAGCGCCTGGCCAAGCTCACCATCGAGATCACCACCCTGTGCAACCTCAAGTGCGCGGGCTGTCCCCGCACCACGGCCATGGCCCAGGGGGCCTGGGCCGACCTGCACATCCCCCTGGAGCGCTTCCAGCGCATCCTGGATCACATCCCCTTCACCGAGTTCGTCACCCTCCACGGCATCGGCGAGCCCACCCTGCACCCCCAGTTCACCGAGCTGGTGGCCATGGCCAGGCAGAGTGGCAAGTTCGGGCGCATGAAGATGACCACCAACGCCCTGTCCCGCACGGTGGACTACTACGCCCAGTCCGTGGCGGCCGGTCTGGACGAATTCTGGGTGTCCGTGGACAGCCTGGACCAGGGCATCGCCGACCAGATGCGGTTCGGCACCAAGGTGGAAAAGCTGGAGCGGCAGGTGGGCGGCTGCCTGGCCGCAGGCCTGCCGGTGCACATCTCCATGGTGGTGAGCGCCGTCAACTACAGGGACATCCCCGCCACCCTGCTGAAACTTCATGCCCTGGGAGCCCCGCCGGTGCACATGCAGGAATTCCAGGACTTCGGCGACCCCTACGGGCTCATGAGCCAGGCCCAGCGGTTGGAGTTCCTCAATGCCCTGGCCGCCGTGCTGCCCAGGGTACCCGGCATGAAGATCCTGCCGCCCAACTTCGCCCGTCCCAAGGGCGACATATGCACCGCCCCCTGGTTCCGCCCCGCCATCTCCGTGGAGGGCTTCCTCACCCCCTGCTGCACCACCTTCGACCCGGAGCAGTTCGGCCGCGTGAACCTGGTGGACCTGACGTTCCAGGAGGCCTGGCAGCAGCCTTCCCTCCATGCCTGGATCCGGCGCTTCATCCAGGATCAGACCGAGATCTGCCACGGCTGCGGCCTCAACCCCCGGGGCTTCGGCACCGGCCAGGTGCTGGGCCGTTCCGGCAAGACGGGGCAGGAGGCCCACGTGCTCAAGGTGGGCCACTGAGCGCCCCCAGGGCCGGGCTGCGCCCAGCCCGCCCCCCGAGGGGGTCAAGTAAACTCGGGGCGGCCCTTCGTTTACCTGAGAGGCCTGGCCAACAAATCCGGAGTCCACGATGTTCTTCAACAAGATCGTCCCCACCGACCATCCGAACAGGAAGTGGGAAGTTCTCTTCAACACCGGCGCTCTCACCGTGCGGGTGAACCGCTTATTCCGCCGCGACATGGGCTTCATGACCATCGGCAGCTGCTTCGCCGAGGAGATCCGCAAGGCCCTCACCGCCCGCAACGTGCGCTGCTACCCGGAGTACAGCAGGATCGCCATCGACCCGAATCGCATGAAGATCGATACCCTGCCGGCGCGGGAGCACATGAACTACTACAACACCTTCTCAATACGCCAGGAACTTGAGCGGGCCGCCGGCCAGTGGACCCAGGCCGCCAATGACCTCTGGCTGGTGCACAAGCGGGACATCCAGAACGGCGTGTTCGTGGCGGGGGAACGGACCCTTTGCCAGGACCCCTACCGTCGCCTGGTGTTCGGCAAGACGCCGGAGGACCTGCACGAGGCCCTGGAACAGATCAATGTCGTGATGCGGGATGGATTCCGCCAGGCCGATGTATGCGTCATCACCCTGGGCATGACCGAGGTCTTCAAGAAGAAGGACAACGGCCTGGTGTGCAATCAGGTGCCGGTCTACGGCGGCGGCTCCGGTCTGCGTGAGACCTTCTTCCACGCCAGCGACTACCAGGAGAACCTGGAGAACATGCGAGTGAGCCTCAGGCTGCTCAAGGAGATGAACCCCAAGGTCCAGGTGGTCCTCACCGTGTCCCCCGTGCCCCTGCACCGCAGCTTCAACAGCGACGACATCTTCGTGAACAACTACGAGAGCAAGTGCACCCTGCGGGCCGTCACCGCCCAGATCTGCCGGGAGTTCGACTGGGTGCACTACTTCCCCTCCTTCGAGATCGTATGGGGCACGGGCGCCACCGCCTACCAGGCCAAGGACCGGCTGCACGTGAAGGAGGAGGTGGTGGACCGCATCATCGCCGCCTTCATGGATACGCATTTCGAGGCCTTGCCGGATCAGGGGCCGGATTTGGCCGTCGCGACTTGACGCCTCTGAGCGGGTGCGCGGATGACCAAGGAGAAGACGGGGCCCGTAGAGCCCTGCCTGAACCCCGAGAACGCTGGATGGCTGGACGCGGCCTTCTATCTCAGGCACTACCACCATGCCCTTCTCCGGGACGGCTATGACGACCCCCTGAAGCACTTCCTGGAAGTTGGGGTGGAAAGGGGCTACCTGCCATCTCCCGATTTCGACCCGGTTGTCTATCGCCTGAGGCGCCCGGAATGTGGCCGTGAAAACCCCGTCTTCCATGCCATGCGCCATGGCCCGCTACCCCGTCTGGAAGGCGGGCTGCTGGCCCTCTTCCCGGACGTGGAGGAATTACGCAGCCGCATCAAGGTTACCAGTACGGACCCCATAGACCTCGCCGACCCTGAGGAGCAGTCTCGCAACATGGCCCATGTGCGGGAGATCGCACAAGGTCGGCCTATCCCCTTCAGCGTGGCTGACAAGGCATACGAGCTACGGGTGCCTGATTCGGAAGAGATGTTGCGGCGCATGGACCATGGGCGGCCCTTCGCCTACGTCCGCCTTCCCCATGGTTTTTGGGACAGCGTGTACCAGGTGGAGATGGTGAGGGGCCACCTGGGCCTCCAGCCTGTATGTGATCCCCTCAGCCTGGCTGAGAAATATGCCCTGGCCGTGCGTCTCTGCGGCCTGTTAATGCCCTGGAACAGCAATTTCATCGAGTCCTTCCAGGAAGAAGTACTTCTGGACGCGGCCGCCCACGTCCCCCATCCGGATTTCATGCGCGCCGTATCCTTCAAGGGCGTACCGACATGGCGGGAAGAAGTTTTCAACCTGGCCAAGCCTACCCTGGGACACCTGAAACGCTTACATCTGTTCGCAGCCATCTTCACCCGCCAGGAGCCTGTCTACGACGCCATGCTGCCAAAGCGCTGGATGGTTTCCGGCGATGCCGGCCGCATGGCCGGCATCGCTGCCCGGCACGGGGTGGTGCTCATCGCCAACGACCGTTACGAAGACATGGACCGGCGCTGGGGTGCGGCCCACTTCCGCTTCGTGTCCATCGAGCCCGACTTCAGCCAGCTCATGCGCTGGGACATCCTGGAACGCACCCGCCAGGCCGTCGAGACACTCAGGGCCGAAGGCCAGGAGCGCATCTACGTGTTCTCCCAATGCGGCGCCTCCCTGGCCTACTGGCTGTTCGACCGCCTGTTCAAGATCCATCCGGACGTCTTCTATTTCGACCTGGGCCAGGCCATCAAGGCCTGGTACCTGGACGCTTCGGAACCCCAGGGTCCGGAGGCCGGCAAGCCCCTGTTCAACCCCATGACCAAGGACAACTACGTCGACAAGACCCTGCGCCTGTTCGGCGAGCAGATCCGCGCCTGGGCCGGCGCGGCCGGAGAGGGCCCCGCCAGCGGCAGCGGGCGGATGTTCTGCAGCGACGCAGTTGGGAGGGCCCTTATCCCCATGGCCGAGCAACTCGCCCTGCTCAAGGACGCCATGAACCTCCAGGCCAAGGGCCAGACGGGCCGGTCCATCATCCTGCTGATGCGCCTGCTGGACGGCGAACGCTGGGTGGCGTCCCAGGCGGCCGCCCTGCTCAGCGGCATGGCGGAGACCAAGGGCGACAGGGCCAACGCCATCGAGTTCGCCGAGATCGCTGCCAGTCGCGACCCCTCGCCCCGCAACAGGGAACGCCTGGCCGCCCTGAGGGCCGCTCCGTGAAGGCCGGCGTGCCCGACTGCTGGCTGCACATCGGTGCCCCCAAGACCGGCAGCACCGCCCTGGAGCGATTCCTCTCCGGCCACCAGGCCCGGCTGGCGGAGCAGGGCCTGTGCTATCCCTCCTCGGTGATGCGCGCTTGCGGCCACCATGACCTGGCCTTCCTACTGGGGGGCGGCTACCCGGGCTGGGCCACGCCCCAGGACCGGGGCCTGGACGAGCTGCTGGCCGCACTGAAGGTCGAGATCGCCGCCGCAGGCCGCCCCGTCATCCTCAGCAGCGAGAATTTCTACTTGCTGTCCGACCCACAGATGGTGGCCCGGGCCCTGGACGGCATCGGCCTGGCTCCGGCGCGTACCCGGGTGCTGGTCTACCTGCGCCGCCAGGACGAGGCCCACCTGTCCTGGTACAACCAGGCGGTGAAGGCCCAGGGCTATGCCGGCGAGTTGGAGGACTGCATTGCGGAATGCCGGGACCTGTGGGACTACGACGCCCGGCTGGAGGCCTGGGCGGCGGTCTTCGGTGAGGGAAACATTTTCGTGCGCCCCTTCGACGATCTGCCCGGCGGCGACGTGCGTCGGGACTTCCTCGCCGTGCTGGGCCTGCCGGAGGCGGGCTTCGACCTGACCGGGGCGCCGGTGAACACCGCCCTCAACCCGGATCTGCTGGCCTACCAGCGGGCCGTCAACCGGCTGCCCCTGAGTCCCCAGGAGAAGCGCCGCCACCACAAGCCCCTCATGGCCCTCAGCCGGGCGGCCGCCGGCAGCGGCCTGTTCGTGGAGGGGCCGCTGATGGACGGCGCCGCCCGCCGGGACCTGCTGGCCCGGTACCAGTCAGGCAACCGGGCCGTGGCACGCCGCTGGCTCGGCCGCGATGAGCTGTTCAAGCATATTGCCTCGGACATGCCCCAGGCCGCCGCCCACCCCGAACTGACCCCGGAAAAGCTGGCCGCCATCCAGGGCTGGCTGCTTGCCCGTCCTGATTCCCGACCGGAGCCCCCACCATGACTTCTCCCGACCGCTACTTCTACCGGGACCATCCCGCCACCTGTGCCCCCGACGACTACTGGGGCCAGGTGAAGCGCACCGTCAATGGGCAGCCCGTGGCACCGGGGCAGATCGACATGATCGTCGCCTCCGTGGCCGGCGGCCTGGCCCTGAAGGCCGAGGACGTGCTGCTGGACCTGGGCTGTGGCAACGGGGCCCTCACGGACCGGGTCTTCGACCACTGCGCAGGCGGCCTGGGGGTGGATTTCTCCGACTTCCTCATCGGCGTGGCCCAGCGTGACTTCCAGCGCCCGCCCCAGCGCCTCTACCAGGCCGGCGAGCTGCTGGACTTCCTGGCCACGGCCCCGTACCCGCAGCGCTTCGACAAGGCCATGTGCTACGGCGTGTTCATGTTCCTGGACGCCGACGAGGCCCTGGCCTGTCTGACCCGCCTGCGCACCCGCTTCACCGGGCTGTCCCGCGTGTTTCTCGGCAACCTGCCGGACAAGGCCCGCATGGGGGACTTCTTCCGCCATGGCGAATACCGCCCCGGCCTGGAGTCCGACCCCGCCTCGCCCATCGGCGTGTGGCGGCATGAGGTGGAACTGGCGGAACTGGCCCGGGTGGCGGGATGGAACGCTGAGGTCCGCCGCATGCCGGCGGACTTCTACGCCGCCGCCTACCGCTACGACGCCATCCTGACCCCTATGGACGCGTGAGCATATTGCCCCCCAAGACCCGTCTGGAGGATCTGGCCCTGTTCGGCGGTTCGCCCCTGTTTGACGCGCCCCGGCCCATGGCCCAGCTCTCGGCGCCGCCGGTGGAGGCCTTCCTGGACAACATCCGCCTGGCCTATGAAGGCCGGCGGCTCACCAACGACGGCCCCCTTGTGCGCCGGCTGGAGGCCCGCCTGGCGGCGCTGCACCAGGTGCCCCATTGCGTGGCCGTGGCCAACGCCGGCCTGGGGCTCACCATGCTCATGGCCATCCTGGCCGGGGGACGGCGGGGCAGGGTGGTGATGCCCGCCTTCTCCTTCCGCGGCCTGCCCCATTTCGCCGCCTGGGCCGGCCAGCAGCCCTGCTTCTGCGACGTGGACCCCCACAGCCACACCCTGGACCCCGCCGCCGCTGACCTCGCCGTCACGCCGGACACTACCAGCATCCTGGCCGTGGGCAGCCCCCATGACGCCGGCGACATCGCCGGCCTGGAGGCGGTGGCCGAGCGCCACGGCGTGCCCCTTATCTTCGATTCGGTCTACCGGGCCGGCGCCACCGCCGACGGCCGGCCTGCAGGGGGCAACGGCCGGGCCGAGGTGTTCAGCCTGCACGCCACCAAGCTCGTCAATGGCTTCGAGGGCGGCTACATCACCACCCGCGACGAAACCCTGGCGCGCCTGCTGCGCTGGCAGCGCAACTTCTGCTTTCCCGGTCCCGAGACCCTGGACCTGGAGGACCAGGCCCACGTCATTGGCCTGAACGCCAAGCTCAACGAGTTCCACGCGGCCATGGCCCTGGCCAGCCTGGACGAGCTGGACGCCATCCGCGCCCGCAACAAGGGCCGCCACGAGGCGTGGCAGCGGGCCCTGGTCGGCCTCCCCGGCCTGGCGTTGCTGGACTACCCGGCGGGTGAGACACAGCACTACCAGCTGGCGGTTCTGGAGGTGCGGCCCGCCTGGCCACTCGGCCGGGATGAAACCGTGGCCGTGCTGCGGGCCGAGGGTGTCGCCATCCACGCCTACTACAGCCCCCTGCTGCCCCGGTCCAGTAAGGGAGGTGTCCAGCCCTTACCCGTGCCCGTGGCCGAGGATCTGGCCCGCCGCTTCCTGCAACTGCCCTGCGGCGACCACGTATCCCTGGGGGACATCGCCGCCCTGGGAAACCTGTTCCGCTTCCTGGCGGGGCGGGGCAGGTCGGTGGCGGATCGGCTGCACGCGGAGGTGGCGGCATGAAGGGGGATGGGGTGAAGCTGCAGGCGAACGAGCTGGCCTGCCTGGGCGGCGCCCCCGCCTTCGCCGAGCCCCTGCACGTGGCCCAGCTCAACCTGCCCCCCTGGGAGCGGGTTGAGGCCACCTTCCGCCACCTCTTCGCCCGCCGCCAGTACGCCAACCACGGACCCCTGGTGCGTGAGCTGGAGCAGCGTTTCGCCCGCCTGCTGGGGGTGGAGCACGCCATCTGCGTGGTGAACGGCACGGTGGCCCTCATGCTTCTGGCCCGGGCCCTGGAACTGAAGGGCGAGGTGATCGTGCCCGCCTTCTCCTTCCCCGCCACGGTACAGGCCGTGTCCTGGGCCGGGCTCACCCCCGTGCTGTGCGACGTGGACCCGGATACCCACTCCCTGGGCCCCAAAGGCGTGGCGGCCCGCATCGGCCCCGCCACCGTCGGCATCCTGGGGGTGCACCTGTGGGGCCGGGCCTGTGCCCCCGGGCCCCTGGCCGAACTGGCGGACCGGCAGGGCCTGGCCCTGTTCTTCGACGCATGCCACGGCATCGCCTGCGCCCACGGTGGCCGCTGGCTGGGCAACTTCGGCGCCGGCGAGGCCTTCTCCTTCCACGCCACCAAGGTCATCAACGGCATGGAGGGCGGTTGCGTCACCACCAACGACGCCCGACTGGCTGCCCGCCTGCGCACCCTGCGCAGCTTCCACGACGGCGAGACCTTCTGCGACGCCGCGCCGCGCATGAACGCCAAGATGAGCGAGGCCCAGGCGGCCATGGCCCTGCTCAGCCTGGACGAGCTGCCGGACAACCTGGCCGCCAACCGCCGCCGCCACGCCGCCTACCGCGCCTGCCTGGGCGACATCCCCGGCATCCGGGTGCTGGAGTACGGCGACGCAGACCCCCACAACCACCAGTACGTGGTGCTGGACGTGGACGCGGCGGCGGCCGGCCTCTCCCGGGACGCGTTGTTCGAGCTGCTGGAGATGGAGAACGTCCTCTGCCGCCGCTATTTCCACCCGCCCCTGCACCGCCTGCATACCTACCGCGCCGGCTACGATCCGCGCGACTTCCCCGTCACAGAGCACCTGAGTACCCGCCTCATGCAGCTCCCCTCCGGCCAGGCCGTGGGCCCGGCGAACGTGGAGCGGGTGTGCGGTCTCATCCGCCTCATCCAGGCCCACGGGCCGGAGCTGAAAAAGAGAAGGATGGGAACAAGTTGAGGCTGGGCATCATGCAGCCCTACTTCTTCCCCTACCTGGGCTACTTCACCCTCCTCCGCCACACGGATAGCTGGGTGGTGTTCGACGTGGTGCAGTACAACCGGCGCAGCTGGATGAACCGCAACCGCATCCTTCACCCGCGGCAGGGCTGGCAGTACATCTCCGCCCCCGTGGCCCACGCCCCCCACGGCACCCTGCTTAAGGACATCCGCCTGGCGGACCCCGCCGCCGCCCAACAGCGCCTGCTGGGCCAGCTCGGCCACTATCGCCGCCACGCCCCCCATTACCGCCGGGTGGT
Protein-coding sequences here:
- a CDS encoding aminotransferase class I/II-fold pyridoxal phosphate-dependent enzyme, with protein sequence MKLQANELACLGGAPAFAEPLHVAQLNLPPWERVEATFRHLFARRQYANHGPLVRELEQRFARLLGVEHAICVVNGTVALMLLARALELKGEVIVPAFSFPATVQAVSWAGLTPVLCDVDPDTHSLGPKGVAARIGPATVGILGVHLWGRACAPGPLAELADRQGLALFFDACHGIACAHGGRWLGNFGAGEAFSFHATKVINGMEGGCVTTNDARLAARLRTLRSFHDGETFCDAAPRMNAKMSEAQAAMALLSLDELPDNLAANRRRHAAYRACLGDIPGIRVLEYGDADPHNHQYVVLDVDAAAAGLSRDALFELLEMENVLCRRYFHPPLHRLHTYRAGYDPRDFPVTEHLSTRLMQLPSGQAVGPANVERVCGLIRLIQAHGPELKKRRMGTS
- a CDS encoding FkbM family methyltransferase, yielding MKPKSRVESMENIERIASQYEISLQFVTVKFAGHRIKFAIPNRKCLHFALSLERREPMTNKWILAFDRDDVFFDVGSNNGVFALMAAVVPGCRVYAFEPHFASYYTLVHNVYANDLQERVHAYPLAVSDKLGFDNLYLSAITAGKSLNNYGDARPSEEELWHAVIPQAAVSVSIDEFVRNTGVVPNHIKVDVDGIEPKIVAGARETLADARLKSIMIEIDEKDPQHMAIHDVMKDSGFNRFLKDEAGVFFFRD
- a CDS encoding radical SAM protein, translating into MNPFAAPQRLAKLTIEITTLCNLKCAGCPRTTAMAQGAWADLHIPLERFQRILDHIPFTEFVTLHGIGEPTLHPQFTELVAMARQSGKFGRMKMTTNALSRTVDYYAQSVAAGLDEFWVSVDSLDQGIADQMRFGTKVEKLERQVGGCLAAGLPVHISMVVSAVNYRDIPATLLKLHALGAPPVHMQEFQDFGDPYGLMSQAQRLEFLNALAAVLPRVPGMKILPPNFARPKGDICTAPWFRPAISVEGFLTPCCTTFDPEQFGRVNLVDLTFQEAWQQPSLHAWIRRFIQDQTEICHGCGLNPRGFGTGQVLGRSGKTGQEAHVLKVGH
- a CDS encoding GSCFA domain-containing protein; translation: MFFNKIVPTDHPNRKWEVLFNTGALTVRVNRLFRRDMGFMTIGSCFAEEIRKALTARNVRCYPEYSRIAIDPNRMKIDTLPAREHMNYYNTFSIRQELERAAGQWTQAANDLWLVHKRDIQNGVFVAGERTLCQDPYRRLVFGKTPEDLHEALEQINVVMRDGFRQADVCVITLGMTEVFKKKDNGLVCNQVPVYGGGSGLRETFFHASDYQENLENMRVSLRLLKEMNPKVQVVLTVSPVPLHRSFNSDDIFVNNYESKCTLRAVTAQICREFDWVHYFPSFEIVWGTGATAYQAKDRLHVKEEVVDRIIAAFMDTHFEALPDQGPDLAVAT
- a CDS encoding class I SAM-dependent methyltransferase, with product MTSPDRYFYRDHPATCAPDDYWGQVKRTVNGQPVAPGQIDMIVASVAGGLALKAEDVLLDLGCGNGALTDRVFDHCAGGLGVDFSDFLIGVAQRDFQRPPQRLYQAGELLDFLATAPYPQRFDKAMCYGVFMFLDADEALACLTRLRTRFTGLSRVFLGNLPDKARMGDFFRHGEYRPGLESDPASPIGVWRHEVELAELARVAGWNAEVRRMPADFYAAAYRYDAILTPMDA
- a CDS encoding aminotransferase class I/II-fold pyridoxal phosphate-dependent enzyme, whose translation is MAQLSAPPVEAFLDNIRLAYEGRRLTNDGPLVRRLEARLAALHQVPHCVAVANAGLGLTMLMAILAGGRRGRVVMPAFSFRGLPHFAAWAGQQPCFCDVDPHSHTLDPAAADLAVTPDTTSILAVGSPHDAGDIAGLEAVAERHGVPLIFDSVYRAGATADGRPAGGNGRAEVFSLHATKLVNGFEGGYITTRDETLARLLRWQRNFCFPGPETLDLEDQAHVIGLNAKLNEFHAAMALASLDELDAIRARNKGRHEAWQRALVGLPGLALLDYPAGETQHYQLAVLEVRPAWPLGRDETVAVLRAEGVAIHAYYSPLLPRSSKGGVQPLPVPVAEDLARRFLQLPCGDHVSLGDIAALGNLFRFLAGRGRSVADRLHAEVAA
- a CDS encoding tetratricopeptide repeat protein; its protein translation is MNISAVTPTGLFAYTGAQSAQLESQAQRALTRGLDLFIDQKYDDAIKEFRRAVALAPNSAYAVDAYKQIAQSYAQKNDSQGAIESYQQALRMDPNNAELRTALGNVYYFEERYSDAQVEYERAVRIDPSAVNRFSLGQAYLANGNYTEAELQFKRVQTLEPREPSGSYGLGQVYARQDRTNEAIDAFQQAINVQRDFWDAYVELGYVYADTGRLDEAQDLVEALSDEDATRAATLTAYLYEKNQPKILTVGEDGSFPTSLGRGTMVSALGSYLANAESSQTFSMIFYFSKEMDQDSVEDVFNWTISRSIGSGLGDGYNFNLEIPDTEISLPRHPVGVYYDAAAYTATVYFEIRQNASANGTIDPSHVQFAFSGQDRFGQGISPQADQYAGFSGVA